The nucleotide sequence ACGACCCTGGCCTGCTGGTGCGACAGCAGCTCGCTCGCGAGCCGCGCCACCTTGTCGCGCGGCCAGGGCCATTGGCCCTGACGTGCGAGGCTCGCGTCGTCGACGTCGACGATCACGATGCGCGGATCGAAGGTGCCCGGCATGGTGGCGCGCAGGCGCACGTCGTAGATCAGGTGGTCGAGACGCTCGAGCATGCCGGCGTGCGAGAGCCCGGTGGCATGCGCCAGTGCCAGCAGCACGGGCAACAGGGTGACGGCGATGCGCGCCCAGTGGCGCCGCAATGCACTCATGGTCGACCGGAGCCGGGAACGGGATCGAGGCCGGTTCGCCGACGGACGACCCGCGGCTCAGACCCGCTGGAACTGCAGCCGCAGGGTGCCGAGCTCGAGCAGGTCGCGCTCGTGCAGCGCGATGGCCTCGACACCGAGCGGCTGGCCATTGAGCAGGACGGCGCCCATGACGCTCGCGGCCACGTAGCCCTGGCGGCGGCGCGTGATGACCGCGACGGCGACGCCGGGCTTGCCGACCGTGGTGACGACCTTCTGCAGCGGCAGGTCGTGCCCGGCGTTCTCGCCGGCCAGCACGCGCAGCACCGGCACGCCGAGCTCGACCAGCGCGCCCGATTCGGTGGGCGCGGCCGACAGGGGAATGGGGGTGGAAGGCTGCTCGTTGCCGACGATGACCTGAACCGGCACGCCGGGCGCGGGCGCGACGCTGCGCGAGCGGTAGTGGATGCGGCAGCCGCCGACCTCGATGACATCGTTGTCCTTGAGCGTCCGCTTCTGCACGGCCACCGCGTTGACGTAGGTGCCGTTGGTGCTGTTGAGGTCTTCAATCTGGACATCGCCGCCGCGCAGGGTCAGAACGGCATGCTCGCCGCTCACCGCGAGATTGTCGACCACGATGTCGTTGTAGGCGCGCCGTCCGAGGGTGGTACGGTCCTTCGCGAGCGTCACCTCCCGGATGACGACACCATCGATCGAGATACTCATTCTCGGCACTGCCGACTCCCTGGTTGCAATTGTCGCGAGGCCCGCGACGACGCAGCGGATGCTTCCGCCGCTCCATCGCCTGCGTCAGGTCGCCGCGCGTGGCAGGCTGGCCCGGGCCAGGATGACAGAAATGTTATCCCGACCGCCATTTTGGTTGGCGATGTTTGCCAAAAGTGATACCTTGGACTCAATACCACCGTCTTGTCTCGTCAGAAGCGTGAAAAGCTGGGCGTCCGGGACCATTTCGCTGAGCCCGTCGGAGCACAGCATATAGAGATCGTCGGGCCTGGCCGTGTGTTCGTGCATTTCCAGCAAGACTTGGGCCTCGACGCCGACGGCGCGGGTGACGAGATTCCGGTTGGGCGAGGACAGCGCTTCCTCGGCCGTGATGGCGCCGGCGTCGAGCTGCTGCTGGCGCAGCGAGTGGTCGCGAGTGAGCTGCTCGAGCTTGTCGTTGCGCAGCCGGTAGCAGCGCGAATCGCCGATGTGGCCCACCATCACGCGGTGCGGCCCGAAGGCGGCCAGGACCAGCGTGGTCCCCATGCCCTGCAGGTTGGGATTGGTCAGGCTGCCGTCGAGGATGGCGGCATTGGCCTCGTCGGTCGCGGCCTGCAGCGCGCGCCGCACGACGCGGGCCGGCGCCTGCGGTCCCGCCTGCACGTACCAGCGCCGGAAGTTCGCATGCACCAGCGACACCGCCATCGCGCTGGCGACCTCGCCGCCCTTGTAGCCGCCCATGCCGTCGGCCAGCACCGCCAGCCCGAGGACCGAG is from Variovorax paradoxus and encodes:
- a CDS encoding FHA domain-containing protein yields the protein MPRMSISIDGVVIREVTLAKDRTTLGRRAYNDIVVDNLAVSGEHAVLTLRGGDVQIEDLNSTNGTYVNAVAVQKRTLKDNDVIEVGGCRIHYRSRSVAPAPGVPVQVIVGNEQPSTPIPLSAAPTESGALVELGVPVLRVLAGENAGHDLPLQKVVTTVGKPGVAVAVITRRRQGYVAASVMGAVLLNGQPLGVEAIALHERDLLELGTLRLQFQRV
- a CDS encoding Stp1/IreP family PP2C-type Ser/Thr phosphatase — translated: MVGVGTSLFSTRPPLSWEFAALTDVGRVRAHNEDAVHVDSVLGLAVLADGMGGYKGGEVASAMAVSLVHANFRRWYVQAGPQAPARVVRRALQAATDEANAAILDGSLTNPNLQGMGTTLVLAAFGPHRVMVGHIGDSRCYRLRNDKLEQLTRDHSLRQQQLDAGAITAEEALSSPNRNLVTRAVGVEAQVLLEMHEHTARPDDLYMLCSDGLSEMVPDAQLFTLLTRQDGGIESKVSLLANIANQNGGRDNISVILARASLPRAAT